The Malus sylvestris chromosome 12, drMalSylv7.2, whole genome shotgun sequence genome contains a region encoding:
- the LOC126593399 gene encoding uncharacterized protein LOC126593399 yields the protein MLAMSILNFETECREIHGSWGQLNRLARALANRTRHERQQIRETYKSIYGDDLVNRLKDAAAAGISPKLCAALSMWMTEQHERDAVVVREALDDQKGDTNYNALVEIFVGRKSSHILLIKQAYYRRFWRQLDQDIINIEPPNPYQKILVALVASHKAHHADVSQHIAKADARRLYETGEGSSGPIEEAVVLEILSKRSIPQLKLTFSCYKHIYGHEYTKSLKTRNYGELENAMKMVVQCIYNPPDYFAAVLYASMKGCISDEGAVRRVMVSRAEVDMDEIKREFKKTHGMELRDAICDNIPSGDYRDFLVALTVSKSNESA from the exons atgctGGCCATGTCGATCCTCAATTTTGAAACTGAATGCAGAGAGATTCATGGTTCTTGGGGACAGCTAAACCGATTGGCTCGAGCTTTGGCGAATCGAACACGGCATGAGAGGCAACAGATTAGAGAAACTTACAAGTCAATCTATGGGGATGACTTGGTAAACAGACTCAAAGATGCAGCTGCTGCTGGGATTTCACCAAAATTATGTGCAGCCTTGTCTATGTGGATGACTGAGCAGCACGAGCGTGATGCTGTCGTGGTCCGCGAGGCCCTTGATGATCAGAAAGGTGATACAAACTACAACGCGCTTGTAGAGATTTTTGTGGGTCGAAAATCGAGTCATATCCTTCTTATCAAGCAAGCATACTACAGAAGATTTTGGAGGCAGTTAGACCAAGATATCATCAACATCGAGCCTCCCAATCCTTACCAAAAG ATACTGGTAGCATTGGTTGCATCACATAAGGCACACCATGCGGACGTTAGCCAACATATCGCGAAGGCGGATGCAAGGAGGCTTTACGAAACTGGGGAGGGGAGTTCCGGTCCCATAGAAGAAGCCGTTGTCTTAGAAATACTAAGTAAACGGAGTATTCCTCAGCTTAAGCTTACATTTTCATGCTATAAACACATCTACGGACATGAGTATACAaag TCCCTGAAAACCAGAAACTATGGAGAACTTGAAAATGCAATGAAAATGGTAGTACAATGCATCTACAATCCACCTGACTATTTCGCTGCG GTGTTGTATGCAAGCATGAAGGGGTGCATCAGCGACGAAGGTGCAGTGCGACGTGTGATGGTGAGCAGGGCAGAAGTTGACATGGATGAAATTAAAAGGGAGTTTAAGAAGACGCATGGGATGGAACTGAGAGATGCAATCTGTGACAACATCCCGTCCGGCGACTATAGAGACTTTCTTGTTGCTTTGACGGTCTCGAAATCAAATGAATCTGCATAA
- the LOC126593400 gene encoding GPN-loop GTPase QQT2-like isoform X1 yields MDMDSDSQKINIKSQEAGDPPVPMDSENSSAIKKNDGKENEELTNSMKKLQVEESSSGSGQAAVSNFKRKPVIVIVVGMAGSGKTTFMHRLVSHTHESNIRGYVMNLDPAVMTLPFGANIDIRDTVRYKEVMKQFNLGPNGGILTSLNLFATKFDEVISVIEKRADQLDYVLVDTPGQIEIFTWSASGAIITEAFASTFPTVIAYVVDTPRSASPVTFMSNMLYACSILYKTRLPLVLAFNKIDVAQHQFALEWMEDFETFQAAVNADSSYSSNLAQSLSLVLDEFYKNLRSVGVSAVTGAGMKDFFNTIEASADEYMETYKADLDKRRAEKQRLEEEHRKENMEKLRKDMEKSRGETVVLSTGLKDKDERGKAMMDEDEEDEVEEEDEVFSEDEEGIDEDEDEEVGRFSF; encoded by the exons ATGGACATGGATTCCGATTCCCAGAAAATCAATATCAAATCGCAGGAAGCAGGCGACCCGCCAGTTCCCATGGACTCTGAAAACTCGTCTGCCATCaaa AAGAATGATGGGAAAGAAAATGAGGAGCTTACTAATTCAATGAAGAAACTACAAGTTGAGGAATCGTCTTCGGGATCAGGGCAGGCAGCAGTGTCCAACTTCAAGAGAAAACCGGTTATCGTAATCGTTGTGGGCATGGCAG GGAGTGGCAAGACAACCTTTATGCATCGGTTGGTTTCACACACACATGAATCGAACATTCGTGGCTATGTGATGAATCTCGACCCGGCTGTGATGACTCTCCCGTTTGGTGCCAACATTGACATAAGGGACACTGTTCGGTACAAGGAGGTGATGAAACAGTTCAATCTTGGACCAAATGGTGGGATTTTGACTTCACTCAACTTGTTTGCTACCAAGTTTGATGAG GTTATCTCTGTCATTGAGAAGCGAGCGGATCAGCTTGATTATGTTCTTGTGGACACTCCTGGTCAGATTGAGATATTCACTTGGTCGGCTTCTGGTGCTATCATCACAGAAGCATTTGCTTCAACATTTCCCACTGTAATCGCGTATGTGGTAGATACGCCTCGTTCAGCTAGCCCAGTTACTTTTATGAGCAATATGTTGTATGCTTGCAGTATCCTTTACAAGACAAGGCTGCCTCTTGTGTTGGCATTCAACAAGATTGACGTTGCTCAACATCAGTTTGCTTTGGAG TGGATGGAGGATTTTGAGACATTTCAAGCAGCAGTGAATGCAGATAGTTCATACTCTTCAAATTTGGCTCAGAGCCTCTCCCTTGTGTTGGATGAATTCTACAAGAACTTGCGGTCTGTTGGAGTGTCTGCGGTTACTGGTGCTGGAATGAAGGATTTCTTTAACACCATTGAAGCAAGTGCTGACGAGTACATGGAAACCTATAA GGCTGATCTGGACAAGAGACGGGCAGAGAAGCAACGATTAGAGGAGGAACACAGAAAGGAGAACATGGAGAAGTTAAGGAAGGATATGGAGAAATCCAGGGGAGAAACTGTGGTCTTGAGCACCGGTTTGAAGGACAAAGATGAGAGGGGTAAAGCCATGATGGAtgaggatgaagaagatgaagtcgAAGAGGAAGATGAGGTTTTTTCTGAAGATGAGGAAGGTATagatgaagatgaagacgaAGAGGTTGGCAGGTTCTCGTTTTAG
- the LOC126593400 gene encoding GPN-loop GTPase QQT2-like isoform X2, with protein sequence MDMDSDSQKINIKSQEAGDPPVPMDSENSSAIKNDGKENEELTNSMKKLQVEESSSGSGQAAVSNFKRKPVIVIVVGMAGSGKTTFMHRLVSHTHESNIRGYVMNLDPAVMTLPFGANIDIRDTVRYKEVMKQFNLGPNGGILTSLNLFATKFDEVISVIEKRADQLDYVLVDTPGQIEIFTWSASGAIITEAFASTFPTVIAYVVDTPRSASPVTFMSNMLYACSILYKTRLPLVLAFNKIDVAQHQFALEWMEDFETFQAAVNADSSYSSNLAQSLSLVLDEFYKNLRSVGVSAVTGAGMKDFFNTIEASADEYMETYKADLDKRRAEKQRLEEEHRKENMEKLRKDMEKSRGETVVLSTGLKDKDERGKAMMDEDEEDEVEEEDEVFSEDEEGIDEDEDEEVGRFSF encoded by the exons ATGGACATGGATTCCGATTCCCAGAAAATCAATATCAAATCGCAGGAAGCAGGCGACCCGCCAGTTCCCATGGACTCTGAAAACTCGTCTGCCATCaaa AATGATGGGAAAGAAAATGAGGAGCTTACTAATTCAATGAAGAAACTACAAGTTGAGGAATCGTCTTCGGGATCAGGGCAGGCAGCAGTGTCCAACTTCAAGAGAAAACCGGTTATCGTAATCGTTGTGGGCATGGCAG GGAGTGGCAAGACAACCTTTATGCATCGGTTGGTTTCACACACACATGAATCGAACATTCGTGGCTATGTGATGAATCTCGACCCGGCTGTGATGACTCTCCCGTTTGGTGCCAACATTGACATAAGGGACACTGTTCGGTACAAGGAGGTGATGAAACAGTTCAATCTTGGACCAAATGGTGGGATTTTGACTTCACTCAACTTGTTTGCTACCAAGTTTGATGAG GTTATCTCTGTCATTGAGAAGCGAGCGGATCAGCTTGATTATGTTCTTGTGGACACTCCTGGTCAGATTGAGATATTCACTTGGTCGGCTTCTGGTGCTATCATCACAGAAGCATTTGCTTCAACATTTCCCACTGTAATCGCGTATGTGGTAGATACGCCTCGTTCAGCTAGCCCAGTTACTTTTATGAGCAATATGTTGTATGCTTGCAGTATCCTTTACAAGACAAGGCTGCCTCTTGTGTTGGCATTCAACAAGATTGACGTTGCTCAACATCAGTTTGCTTTGGAG TGGATGGAGGATTTTGAGACATTTCAAGCAGCAGTGAATGCAGATAGTTCATACTCTTCAAATTTGGCTCAGAGCCTCTCCCTTGTGTTGGATGAATTCTACAAGAACTTGCGGTCTGTTGGAGTGTCTGCGGTTACTGGTGCTGGAATGAAGGATTTCTTTAACACCATTGAAGCAAGTGCTGACGAGTACATGGAAACCTATAA GGCTGATCTGGACAAGAGACGGGCAGAGAAGCAACGATTAGAGGAGGAACACAGAAAGGAGAACATGGAGAAGTTAAGGAAGGATATGGAGAAATCCAGGGGAGAAACTGTGGTCTTGAGCACCGGTTTGAAGGACAAAGATGAGAGGGGTAAAGCCATGATGGAtgaggatgaagaagatgaagtcgAAGAGGAAGATGAGGTTTTTTCTGAAGATGAGGAAGGTATagatgaagatgaagacgaAGAGGTTGGCAGGTTCTCGTTTTAG
- the LOC126593401 gene encoding inactive protein RESTRICTED TEV MOVEMENT 2-like, producing the protein MGTKPAAQHEQRHEDFKPRCQWKQEGTQVLEVHLPGFRRQDIRIHKNTTLGTLTISGEQPRVEETKSVALPRRFRKEIKISKHFNTDGISAKFFGEILYVTIPKEAQHSTWSSVSDYLVCLRSKVSRPRLSKKRAVTAVVIVLVVALGVYAVSRFPKSTSSLMPLIKFPECPCSNTN; encoded by the exons ATGGGAACCAAACCTGCAGCACAGCATGAGCAGCGTCATGAGGATTTTAAACCGCGTTGCCAATGGAAGCAGGAAGGAACTCAGGTTCTTGAAGTTCATCTACCAG GTTTCAGAAGACAAGATATTAGAATTCACAAAAACACGACGTTGGGCACCCTAACGATTAGCGGAGAGCAACCTAGGGTTGAAGAAACTAAATCTGTTGCTTTACCCAGACGCTTCCGTAAGGAGATCAAAATTTCTAAACATTTTAATACGGACGGAATCAGCGCTAAGTTTTTCGGTGAAATTCTTTACGTAACTATTCCAAAGGAAGCTCAGCATTCAACATGGTCGTCGGTTAGTGACTACTTAGTTTGTTTAAGAAGCAAAGTTTCGAGGCCAAGACTGAGCAAGAAGAGGGCTGTGACAGCGGTGGTGATTGTTCTGGTCGTGGCTCTGGGAGTTTATGCAGTGTCTAGATTTCCAAAGTCAACTAGCTCCCTGATGCCTCTGATCAAGTTCCCTGAATGCCCTTGTAGCAATACTAACTAG
- the LOC126593402 gene encoding 18.1 kDa class I heat shock protein-like: METKTAVQDEQFYEDFEPFCQWNKEEGFNILEVHLPGFKRQDIRVQINNLGILNISGKQPRVEETTSALPSRFCKEIKISKNCTTNGIRAKFSGGILSITIPKKAQHSNASAGSHGADNAAWSSVNDYLVCLRSRVLRPRLSKKTAVVVILVMALGGYAVSRYPKSASSLNAFDLRELPSDQVP, from the exons ATGGAAACCAAAACTGCAGTACAGGATGAGCAGTTTTATGAGGATTTTGAACCGTTTTGCCAATGGAATAAGGAGGAAGGATTTAACATTCTTGAAGTACATCTACCAG GTTTCAAAAGACAAGATATTAGAGTTCAAATCAACAATTTGGGCATCCTAAACATTAGCGGAAAGCAACCTAGGGTTGAAGAAACTACATCTGCTTTACCCAGCCGCTTCTGTAAAGAGattaaaatttctaaaaattgtACTACGAACGGAATCCGCGCTAAGTTTTCTGGTGGAATTCTTTCCATAACTATTCCAAAGAAAGCTCAGCATTCTAACGCATCAGCTGGATCACACGGGGCAGATAATGCTGCATGGTCGTCAGTTAATGACTACTTAGTTTGTTTAAGAAGCAGAGTTTTGAGGCCAAGACTGAGCAAGAAGACAGCGGTGGTGGTTATTCTGGTCATGGCGCTGGGAGGTTATGCAGTATCTAGATATCCAAAGTCAGCTAGCTCCCTGAATGCCTTTGATTTGAGGGAACTTCCATCAGATCAAGTTCCATGA